From one Triticum urartu cultivar G1812 chromosome 3, Tu2.1, whole genome shotgun sequence genomic stretch:
- the LOC125544342 gene encoding uncharacterized protein LOC125544342, which yields MRKNRTTPNLAGLAIVPANPHRRTAPAQTLAQHMDHDAAAASPSASPSSSGASPSPRSKRRRTDRYALGFEFAPRSAPSAPAPRTTPEWTEESTFALLDAWGERFACDGRRSLSADEWLEVSRIVAAAASRPAGYFSESQCRNRIDTLRKMFRKEKERSRLAAHRSSNPAPSKWVYFDKMLSLMCPPTPTPPPLLPPLTPLVTRRRDTHPVPRRSWGVDVGELVLAGCSKVVPGNSVPDVQLREKQTYEPVAVQGEEYAILTEAIHRLREVYERVESSRRQHMAELKRMRKDMQRDLEVRRREILEKAQMEIASLEEEDAKDGAVNNRLEDYNGVEEQNNGALDASP from the coding sequence ATGCGTAAAAATCGTACTACTCCCAACCTCGCCGGACTCGCAATCGTTCCGGCTAATCCACATCGCCGAACAGCTCCAGCCCAAACCCTAGCCCAGCACATGGACCACGACGCCGCCGCTGCTTCCCCGTCTGCATCGCCCTCCTCCTCCGGTGCCTCCCCCTCGCCGCGCTCCAAGCGTCGCCGCACCGACCGCTATGCGCTCGGCTTCGAGTTCGCTCCACGCTCTGCGCCCTCAGCTCCGGCCCCGCGCACGACGCCTGAGTGGACGGAGGAGTCCACCTTCGCGCTCCTCGACGCCTGGGGCGAACGCTTCGCCTGCGACGGCCGCCGCAGCCTCAGCGCCGACGAGTGGCTCGAGGTTTCCCGCAtcgtagccgccgccgcctcccgccccgCGGGATACTTCTCCGAGTCGCAGTGCCGCAACCGCATCGACACCCTCAGGAAGATGTTTcggaaggagaaggagaggtccCGCCTGGCTGCCCACCGCTCCAGCAACCCCGCGCCCTCCAAATGGGTATACTTCGACAAGATGCTGTCCCTCATGTGCCCACCGACGCCGACCCCGCCGCCACTACTGCCGCCACTAACTCCTCTCGTGACGCGGCGCCGTGACACGCATCCAGTGCCACGCCGTTCATGGGGGGTGGACGTTGGGGAGCTTGTGCTCGCTGGATGTAGCAAAGTGGTACCAGGGAATTCAGTGCCAGATGTGCAATTGAGGGAAAAACAGACATACGAGCCTGTCGCAGTACAGGGGGAGGAATATGCGATTCTCACAGAGGCAATTCATAGGCTTAGGGAGGTTTATGAGAGGGTGGAGAGTAGCAGGAGGCAGCACATGGCGGAGTTGAAACGTATGCGGAAGGATATGCAAAGGGATCTTGAGGTGAGGCGGAGAGAGATTTTGGAGAAGGCACAAATGGAGATAGCGAGTCTTGAGGAGGAGGATGCAAAGGATGGTGCTGTTAACAATAGATTAGAGGATTACAATGGTGTTGAGGAGCAGAACAATGGCGCTTTGGATGCTTCTCCTTAG